In the Mytilus galloprovincialis chromosome 10, xbMytGall1.hap1.1, whole genome shotgun sequence genome, one interval contains:
- the LOC143048572 gene encoding uncharacterized protein LOC143048572, giving the protein MASGGGGDYITWSVPALKKELSLRGAVTRGRKTDLIERLNAYDRNKNFQEEPVILPEPLDVGWPVSGFRQLLAEHKMVLPKITKEQIDAYFVYRLAGDKQCAADIKALTKGQLMYDSNRVQACSINFKDTNIFLSGIVGAAMKQKVSYNYKIRLDKKTGDPLNSHCECPAGRGPHGTCKHLAAVFLMMEDFVNNGALKVEKTCTENLQMFNKPKSTYHGSPVKAELLPTKRKLCDEFLNDPRPLKYRNDNTFNYRVRNLMLNYCSQTSKDLSIRYLYSKADIQAAAIEHNYSTIPFTEHWVDHAVEVDAKMAQKIEQMTRGQSVSSAWYQAREWRLTASRFGEICKATCRRNTTKLCASLTGRNTFSTQATLHGKNYEKKALNAFQSNSTLQTTTCGLFVSVEHPYLGATPDATVGEDGLVEIKCPFNGRNEKIKPGKCFPFLKYDDNGNTVLKQSSNYYVQIQGQLYVSKREYCYFVVYTFCDLFVQKIAIDNAYCESCLIPKLEVFYKKFFRPYIASQM; this is encoded by the exons ATGGCTTCCGGTGGAGGCGGCGATTACATAACCTGGTCTGTACCAGCCTTGAAGAAGGAATTGTCGTTACGTGGGGCTGTTACAAGAGGGAGAAAGACAGATCTGATTGAAAG ATTGAATGCATATGATAGAAACAAAAACTTTCAAGAGGAACCAGTTATCTTACCAGAACCATTAGATGTTGGATGGCCTGTTTCTGGGTTTAGGCAGTTACTTGCTGAGCATAAGATGGTGCTGCCAAAAATCACAAAGGAGCAGATTGATGcttactttgtatatagattgGCAG GTGACAAACAGTGTGCAGCAGATATCAAAGCACTCACAAAAGGCCAGTTGATGTATGACAGCAACAGAGTGCAAGCCTGCTCAATCAACTTTAAAGACACCAACATATTTTTAAGTGGAATAGTTGGAGCAGCCATGAAACAAAAA gTTTCATATAACTATAAAATTAGGCTGGACAAGAAAACAGGGGACCCACTCAATTCCCATTGTGAGTGTCCTGCCGGCAGAGGCCCCCATGGCACATGCAAACACTTAGCAGCTGTATTCCTGATGATGGAAGACTTTGTAAACAATGGGGCATTAAAAGTGGAAAAAACCTGTACAGAAAACCTTCAGATGTTTAACAAACCAAAGTCCACATATCATG GTTCACCTGTTAAAGCTGAATTGCTACCAACCAAAAGAAAGCTGTGTGATGAGTTTCTGAATGATCCTAGACCCCTTAAGTATCGAAATGATAACACCTTCAACTATAGAGTCAGAAACCTTATGCTGAATTACTGCAGTCAAACATCAAAAGATCTCTCCATTAGATATTTATATTCCAAAGCAGATATCCAG GCAGCAGCTATTGAACATAACTACAGTACCATTCCATTCACTGAACATTGGGTTGATCATGCAGTTGAG GTTGATGCAAAAATGGCCCAAAAAATAGAACAGATGACAAGGGGGCAAAGTGTTAGTTCGGCTTGGTACCAAGCCAGAGAATGGAGGCTAACTGCGTCCAGATTTGGGGAAATATGCAAGGCAACCTGCAGAAGAAATACAACAAAGCTGTGTGCATCATTAACTGGAAGGAACACATTTTCTACCCAAGCCACGCTTCATGGAAAAAACTATGAAAAGAAGGCTCTAAATGCATTCCAATCAAATTCAACACTACAAACCACTACATGTGGTTTGTTTGTAAGTGTTGAACATCCATATTTAGGTGCAACACCTGATGCCACTGTGGGTGAGGATGGATTGGTTGAAATCAAGTGTCCTTTTAATGgaagaaatgaaaaaataaaaccagGGAAATGTTTTCCATTTTTGAAATATGATGACAATGGCAATACAGTGCTTAAACAATCAAGCAACTATTATGTTCAAATACAAGGACAATTGTATGTTTCTAAAAGGGAATACTGCTATTTTGTTGTTTACACATTTTGTGATCTTTTTGTTCAAAAAATTGCCATTGACAATGCTTATTGTGAGTCATGTCTTATACCAAAATTAGAAGTGTTCTATAAGAAGTTCTTCAGACCTTACATTGCATCACAAATGTAG